Below is a window of Pirellulales bacterium DNA.
CCAGCTTGCTCGACGCCCGACAGTTGCAACGGTTCCAAAATGAGGCCCGTGCGGCGGCGCAATTGAGTCATCCCCATATCGTCGACGTCATTTCGTTTGGCTGCGACGCCGGGGTGCATTATTTCGCGATGCGGTTTGTGGAGGGGCGGACGCTGGCGGAGGTCATTGCGGACGAGGGTTCAGGGTTCAGGGTTCAGGGTTCAGGAAGCGAGAATGCCGAAGGCCCAAGTGCCGCGCCCACCGCGGCCCCATTCTGTAGGGAACGCCCTCCGTGGCGTTCCGTGGTGCGGAGATGGATGACCCGCCCGTTTACCGCGGAACGTCACGGAGGGCGTTCCCTACAGATCGAGAATCCAAAATCCAAAATCCAAAATCGGCAATCCGCGGAGTGGATCGCCCAGGCGGCCGAGGCGCTGGAGCACGCGCACGCCTCGGGCGTGGTGCATCGCGACGTCAAGCCCTCGAATTTGCTGGTCGACGGCGACGGCAAGTTATGGGTCACCGATTTCGGCGTGGCCCGTTTCGGCGACGACGCCGGGCTGACGTTCACCGGCGACCTGTTGGGCACGCTGCGTTACATGAGTCCCGAACAGGCGCTCGGGCGGCTGGCGTCCATCGGCCCGCGCAGCGACGTCTATTCCTTGGGCGCTACACTGTATGAGCTGCTGGCCTCGCGGCCCGTGTTCGACGGCGAAGATCGCGGCGAACTTTTGCGGCAGGTGGCGTTCGAGCGGCCGCCGGCCTTGCGAACGCTCGACCCGCGGCTGCCCCGCGACCTGGCAACCATCGCCCACAAGGCGCTGGAAAAATCGCCGGACGATCGCTATGCCACAGCCGGGGAGATGGCCGCCGATTTGCGCCGCTTTTTGCGCGGCGAACCGGTCCGTGCCAAACCGCCCACGTTGGCCCAGCGCGCAACGAAGTGGTGCCTCCGTCATCGACGCTTGGTCGCGGGGGCGGCAATGCTGCTGCTCTTGGTCGTGGCCGGGCTTGCCGCCAGCACGCTCTTGATTGCTCGTTCGCGCGACGAGGCGGTGGCGGCGCAAAAAATCGCCGAAGAGCGCGACCGCGAAAACCGCCGTATGCTTTCCGTCATCGAAACCGGCCTGGCGATGCAAGCCTATCAGCAAGGCGACCTGAATCGGGCCAAGGAGCTGCTTGACCGGCAAGTGGAGGATGGGCTTCCCAGCCCGTCTCGTCAGACAGGTGACGGCCTAGGAAGGCCATCCTCCCAAGAGGAACGAGAGCAGAGCGCCTTCGCCCCAATCGAAAATCCAAAATCCAAAATCCAAAATCCGCAAGACGATTTCCGCGGCTTCGCCTGGCATTGGCTGCGACAGGCCATCGACGCCCGCTGCCCCGAACTCAAATCGTTTGACAATCAAGCGGGCGAGGTCTACGAGGTCGATTATTCGCCCGACGGTACGCTGCTGGCCGCCGCCTGCGACCGCCGTATCATCATCCACGACGCCCATACCGGTGAAATCCGCCACGACATCGACGCGCACGAATCCGGCGTCACCTCACTCGACTTCTCGCCCGACGGCGCATTGCTCGCCAGCGTCAGCTACGACGATCGCGTGCGGCTCTGGCACGTGGCGACGGGCAAGCTGGCCGCCGACCTCGGCGCGCATGACTGTGATGCCGCCAGCGTGGCCTTCTCGCCCGACGGCCGCCGGCTCGCCACGGGCGACGACCGCGGCCTGGTGATTATCTGGGACGTGGTCAATCGGCGCGAACAAAAGCGCCTGGAAAGACATGGCGGCAAAATCGATTCGCTGGCCTTCGCCCCCGATGGCCGGCTGGTCGTCATTTCCGGCGATTGGTACCTCACCACTTGGGACGTCGACGCGCCGCAAGCCCTGTGGCGAGTCAAGGCCCCGCACACTTCCTTTATTCCGCTCGCGATTTCGCCCGACATGAAGACGGCAGCCACGGGCGATCATGGCGGAATTGTCGGCCTTTGGAGCATGACCGACGGCGCGCCGCTGGGCAGCATGGGGCTGCGGTTACGCGTGCTGCAGGGGCTGGCATTTTCGCCTGATAGTCGGCTTCTGGCATCCGGCGGACAGGACAACACCGCCCAGCTTTGGGACGTTGGCCGGCAAATTTTTCTGGGCCAAACGCCGCCGCACCGCGACCGCGTGTGGAGCGTGGCTTTCTCGCCCGACGGCGAAGTGCTCGCCACCGGCAGCCGGGATGGCACCGTCAAACTGTGGGACGTGTACGCGGGGCGCACGCCGCGGCGGTT
It encodes the following:
- a CDS encoding serine/threonine-protein kinase → MAEAIDRIAARLRRGERVDIERELAQNPDCADGLRLLLPTLEALVVVRSNEGSGGPAGAPVQGSGEGSGTQRAPGVQGSEESNGASIQNPKSKIQNQLGDFELLREVGRGGMGIVYEARQVSLARRVAVKVLPAASLLDARQLQRFQNEARAAAQLSHPHIVDVISFGCDAGVHYFAMRFVEGRTLAEVIADEGSGFRVQGSGSENAEGPSAAPTAAPFCRERPPWRSVVRRWMTRPFTAERHGGRSLQIENPKSKIQNRQSAEWIAQAAEALEHAHASGVVHRDVKPSNLLVDGDGKLWVTDFGVARFGDDAGLTFTGDLLGTLRYMSPEQALGRLASIGPRSDVYSLGATLYELLASRPVFDGEDRGELLRQVAFERPPALRTLDPRLPRDLATIAHKALEKSPDDRYATAGEMAADLRRFLRGEPVRAKPPTLAQRATKWCLRHRRLVAGAAMLLLLVVAGLAASTLLIARSRDEAVAAQKIAEERDRENRRMLSVIETGLAMQAYQQGDLNRAKELLDRQVEDGLPSPSRQTGDGLGRPSSQEEREQSAFAPIENPKSKIQNPQDDFRGFAWHWLRQAIDARCPELKSFDNQAGEVYEVDYSPDGTLLAAACDRRIIIHDAHTGEIRHDIDAHESGVTSLDFSPDGALLASVSYDDRVRLWHVATGKLAADLGAHDCDAASVAFSPDGRRLATGDDRGLVIIWDVVNRREQKRLERHGGKIDSLAFAPDGRLVVISGDWYLTTWDVDAPQALWRVKAPHTSFIPLAISPDMKTAATGDHGGIVGLWSMTDGAPLGSMGLRLRVLQGLAFSPDSRLLASGGQDNTAQLWDVGRQIFLGQTPPHRDRVWSVAFSPDGEVLATGSRDGTVKLWDVYAGRTPRRLATAEPVVQLAFSPSGHELAVASGADIWRWPRGAARAKPRASQRWPASPVIAWRGESLVIRDEQGSLWLDQDDGTSNPWIRPHGALAHQLVVSPDGHWLAVRDGAGGIEIWDAARAELRAKLGGSNATPCFSADGQSLIAGRERRLLRWNMPRLDAAEDFFQLSQDVYYVAYSPDGQTLALGYDDARLELADVATGRRTPLVGHSLGVTCAAFSPDGGTLASGSFDGTLRLWSVATGQEYYTLERRPNGDFRTVVFSSDGRSLAASGRDGAGGRVSLWEVK